The DNA segment TTAGCATCCCAGTGGAAAATGACAGCATTCCCATCACAATCAAGTCATTGTCCTTCAACCATCTGGAAAAAGCGACAACTGCGAGGAAGCTGGTGATGAAGATAGCGTACCCTGTGGCATTGCCATAACCGACCCAGACAGCATTCCAACTCAGCGGGTCCTTTAGGACAAATATGGGCAGCACATCCAATGCACCTCTCAACCCCAGTTGATACAAAACCCCAGCTGCGAAGAGCAATGCGATGGTGATTTTATCCACCGACCTGTCACCTCCAGGATTATCCCGAGTCCTGGAATCGTTCCGGTTATCCAGTAACCTTGACCTTTCACTTTGATCTTCATCCCAAGTTGCATTTTCTGGCTGTATCTCATCAGTAGCTTGATTGTTGTCTCTCTGCTGCTCTCCATCTAACAGGCTGCCATGCCCATGAGATCCACCCTGTGTTTGTCGGGGTGACGATTTTAGACAGCAGAAGCTGCAAAGAAAGCTGAAAATGTAACAAATAGAACTAATGACCATCAACCCAGTGCCCTGATCGTGTGAGATTTTGAAATAAATGAAGAGGTGACCGGATGCAATACTTCCAATCATCGCAGACACACCACTGGCTAGTTTAACTCTGTTCAGTTGGATAGATCTCTTCTCCTCTGTGGACGCATCTGAGGCAAAAGCCATGACCCCAGCCCAGAAAGCACTCGAATCCCCACTCAGGCCATTCATCAGAGCAGTGGCAAACATCACCTCCAAGGGCAGGTCGAACAGGATGACAAAGAGCAGCAGAGACCTGGACACCAGGTACCCCAGCAAGGGCACACAAATGGTGATCTTCCTGCACTTCTGATCTCCCAGTTTGCCCAGATAGTAGGTGGGCAACAGAGAGGAAATCCCCAACAAGAGGTTGTAGATCATGTAGAACCGAGAGATGGCTGCATGCTGCTGGTCTTGGCTCCCGGATATTGTAGAGTTGGCACAGGTGCAATTGGACCGTTCGTGGACCAGCATCAACAGAGAGGTGTCGTAGACAGCACCGGCGATCTGGTGcaaaccgacaacaatctcaatgTGAGAGAACAGCTCTTGACACATCTCCATTCTCTTTGTCTCTGCCTATTGTAGAGAAACAGAACAGCCAGAGAACAAGCCAGGCTTGAGGACGTCGGGGAGGCTTCTCAATCCCTGTGGGTCAATTCGATACGGTTGCCTTATGCCTAACGTGAACACGGAAgaacagcacttccccctttctgACTGAAACTCTAGTCTCACTTGGTTGGTTGCCAGGATCAAACCAATTCTTTGAACTTGGTCATGTTTGCCTGTTGCAGTCACCAGCCATAGGACTCGTCAAGCCAGTTTCTAGATCAGATATGAAGCAGTCAGGGGGCTGGAGCTGCTGATTTCCTTGTTGAAACACTCGGTGAggttgggggtgcaggggggtggggggtggggggggggagggggtggggggtgggggtgtggggggtgggtggggggggggatgaaaaTGATACCCCGTCACTAAAGGAAAGAGAGGATGATAGTTGGTGTCAGAGAAGTCTACATCTGCCGAGATACTTTAATCAGGCACGGCAGTGCTTACGGTGGGATAAAATCTTGACTTGCTGAAGACTGAAAATAAATATAAATTTGATATGTTTTGTGTGCGTGGAATGTGTGTTGGCATCTTTCCAGCTATGGGAGATGATGAGTACACAGCAACAATCCCAACTGCAAGGAACtactaaaggtcgtgaatgtagcccaatccatcatgcaaaccagcctcccatccattgactctgtctacacttcccactgcctcggaaaagcagccagcataattaaggacctcatgcactctggacattctctcttccaccttcttccgtcgggaaaaagatacaaaagtctgaggtcatgtaccaaccgactcaagaacagcttcttcgctgctgcagtcagacttttgaatggacctacctaatataaagttgatctttctctacaccctagctataactgaaacactgcattctgcactctctcctttccttctttatgaatggtatgctttgtctgtatagtgcaagaaacaatacttttcactttatgctaatacatgtgacaataataaatcaaataaaataaaatcaaattatgAGGGCAATTCTTCACTTGGCTTTGAAGGCCTGTCTTTGGGAGAGAGGTTCTGCCTGTGAAGTGGCCAAACTGTAAATAGCCTGAGTAAATAAATCCTGCGGattctggaaatcagaaatagaaATGAGAAGGAGCAGGGccagctcagcaggtctggcagcatctgtggagagagaaacagagttaatgttcggAGTCCATCCCGACTCTTCTTCACAACACGGTTGCTGTTTCCAGCATTGGAACTTGTTGCCGAGCGGCTGTAGCCACtgggcaccatggcagtgccagtcGACAGGCTTTGTTGCCAGCTAGTTctagtcatcctattatagaaaggatattattaaactagaaagagtgcagacaagatttactaggggattttcacaataacttcattgcagtgttaatgtaagcctacttgtgacactaataaataaactttaaaataaaaaggttgaactcccctgctcttctttggctGTGGGATCTGGAGCTTCTCCTGGAGGAGAAGATGGACCTGAGTTCAGTGTCGCATTGGGATGACAGtactcctgacagtgcagcactccctcagtactgaccctctgacagtgcagcactccctcagtactgaccctctgacagtgcagcactccctcagtactgaccactgacagtgcagcacttcctcagcactgaccctctggcagtgtggcactccctcagtactgaccctctgacagtgcagcactccctcagcactgaccctctgacagtgtggcaatccctcagtactgaccctctgacagtgcagcactccctcagtactgaccctctgacagtgcagcagtccctcagtactgacccgctgatagtgcagcactccctcagtactgaccctctgacagtgcagcactccctcaatattgaccctctgacagtgcagcactccctcagtactgaccctctggcagtgtggcactccctcagtactgaccctctgacagtgcagcaatccctcagtactgaccctctgacagtgcggcactccctcagtactgaccctctgacagtgcagcactccctcagtactgaccctctgacagtgcagtactccctcagtactgaccctctgacagtgcagcactccctcagcactgaccctctgacagtgcagcactccctcagtactgaccctctgacagtgcagcactccctcagtactgaccctctgacagtgcagcactccctcagtactgaccctctgacagtgcagcactccctcagtactgacccgctgacagtgcagcactccctcagtactgaccctctgacagtgcagcactccctcagtactgaccctctgacagtgcagcactccctcagtactgaccctctgacagtgcagcactccctcagtactgacccgctgatagtgctgcactccctcagtactgaccctctgacagtgcagcactccctcagtactgaccctctgacagtgcagcactccctcagtactgaccctctgacagtgcggcactccctcagtactgaccctctaacagtgcagcactccctcaatattgaccctctgacagtgcagcactccctcagtactgaccctctggcagtgtggcactccctcagtactgaccctctgacagtgcagcaatccctcagtactgactctctgacagtgcggcactccctcagtactgaccctctgacagtgcagcaatccctcagtactgaccctctgacagtgcagcactccctcagtactgaccctctgacagtgcagcacttcctcagcactgaccctctgacagtgtggcactccctcagtactgaccctctgacagtgcggcactccctcagcacttaccctctgacagtgcggcattccctcagcaccgcTCTCAGGCGGCATCCTAGATTTTTGTTttcttggtcagaacattgaatggaattgggacgtcttgttgaaattgtacaagacattggcaaggccacacttggaatactgtgtacagttctggtcaccccattatagaaaggatattattaaactagaaagagtgcagaaaagatttactaggatgctaccgggacttgatggtttgagttatgaggagaggctggatagactgggacttttttctctggagcgtaggaggctgaggggtgatcttatagaggtctataaaataatgaggcagaaatcatagaaaccctacagtgcagaaggaggccattcggcctacaaCCTAGCCAATTACTGTCCATTCAGTCTACTCtcagtcatcagtaaagtgatggaaggggtcatcaacaatgctatcaagcagcatctgctcagcaataacctgctcacggatgcCCAGTTTGGGCTTTGTCAGGGTCTCTCAATTCCTGATCTCATCACAGAtcatggttcaaacatgaacaaaagagctgaatgttgAATGAAAGAGGTGAGGTggaagtgactgctcttgacatcaaggtagcatttgaccgagtgtggcatcacggagccctagcaaaactggagccaatgggaatcagaggaaagCTCTCCGCTGGTTGGTTATACCTGActgaaaggaaaatggttgtggaggttggaggccaatcatctcagctccaggacgtctctgcaggagttcctcagggtagtgtcctagacccaaccatctttagctgcttcatcaatgaccttccctctgtcataaggtcagaagtagggatgttcgctgatgattgcacaatgttcagcaccattcgtaactcctcagatactgaagcagtccatgtacaAGTGCAGCAAGATTTAGACAATATCTagacttgagctgacaagtggcaagtaacaaagtaatattcatgccacataagtgccaggcaatgaccatctccaaaagagaggatctaaccatcttaacattcagtggcattaccatcgctgaatgccaacatcctggggttactatagaccagaaactgaactggaccagccatataaatactgtgactaccagagcaggtcaaaggctcggAATCCTatgacaagtaactcacctcctggctctctAAAGCCTGTTCACCACCTAGAAGGCACATGTaaggagtataatggaatacttaccacttgcctggatgggtgcatctccaacaacactcaagaagcttgacaccatccaggacaaagcagcacacttGATTGTGACCCCttcccacaaacattcaatccctccacagtggcagcagggtgtactatctacaagatgcattgcaggaactcaccaagtttccttaggcagcaccttccaaaccttcgGCTGCTACCATCtcaaatgacaagggcagcagatacccgggaacaccacccacctggaggttcccctccaagtcactcaagatcctacttggaaatatatcgccgtttcgtcactgttgctgggtcaaaatcctgtaattccatcacacgcccccccccccccccccccaacagcactgtacctacatctcagggactgcagtggttcaagaaggcagctcacaaccaccttctgggcAATAATTGCTCGTCTcgccagtgaggcccacatcccataaatgaatacaaaagGAAAACAGGTTAAGTTGAGTCTGTGGGAAGATAAGGAAAGGACCTCACTCGGAGACGCCCTGCCTAGATCTCTGTTTAATGTAAACCTGCATGTGGACAAGATTGGAATTTATCAGTGCTCTGTGTCCGTGACTAACAGGGTATAAATTAGTTGTACACCTGGTGATTTGGCAGAGTACTGTTTCAGGGGTCTCTCAGAGATAGTGCTCTCCCCGCATGCTTGAGTCAATGTTCGTAAcctatagaaaccatagaaaccctacagtgcagaaggaggccattcggcccatcgagtctgcaccgaccacaatcccacccaggccctacccccacatatttacccactaatccctctaacctacacttcccaggactctaaggggcaatttttaacctggccaatcaacctaacccgtacatctttggactgtgggaggaaaccggagcacccgggaggaaacccacgcagacacgaggagaatgtgcaaactccacacagacagtgacccgagccgggaatcgaacccgggaccctggagctgtgaagcagcagtgctaaccactgtgctaccgtgccgccctgtacctGGGTCTCCTGTGATCAATTCACAGAACATCACAGCACAACATAGTCATTGGGATTCCCCTCGGTCTCTGATTCAACCTCTTATAAAGACAC comes from the Mustelus asterias chromosome 6, sMusAst1.hap1.1, whole genome shotgun sequence genome and includes:
- the LOC144495256 gene encoding solute carrier family 46 member 2-like, whose amino-acid sequence is MEMCQELFSHIEIVVGLHQIAGAVYDTSLLMLVHERSNCTCANSTISGSQDQQHAAISRFYMIYNLLLGISSLLPTYYLGKLGDQKCRKITICVPLLGYLVSRSLLLFVILFDLPLEVMFATALMNGLSGDSSAFWAGVMAFASDASTEEKRSIQLNRVKLASGVSAMIGSIASGHLFIYFKISHDQGTGLMVISSICYIFSFLCSFCCLKSSPRQTQGGSHGHGSLLDGEQQRDNNQATDEIQPENATWDEDQSERSRLLDNRNDSRTRDNPGGDRSVDKITIALLFAAGVLYQLGLRGALDVLPIFVLKDPLSWNAVWVGYGNATGYAIFITSFLAVVAFSRWLKDNDLIVMGMLSFSTGMLIMAFVKWTFLYFIARALMIFALIPLPTIQSVISKQIKDTSYGKPLAKLQILLTLAGIVASVAFLNIYNSTQDQYPSVSFYLSSVISCLGIIPMIFVERRLSNPPGFPGY